The following coding sequences are from one Bacillota bacterium window:
- a CDS encoding DUF917 domain-containing protein produces the protein MRELSYQAIQDILQGCTILGTGGGGDPAWGLALVKAEFDAGHKFRLIGLDELDDGVLTCSPYFTGSTAPVPPEREARFARLPRTPEPEAYLALRALERHLGEKVAATVSIEYGGLNTAVALAVAARAGIPAVDADAAGRAVPDLQFSTYYVGGLPIDPLALATRFGETMVLGKVVDDFRAEDLVRSVAVVSGGMVATVDHPTRARDLKRGAVIKGALTYAESVGRAKRLAQEAGQDPFPAILAAGRGYRVFTGTLAADPQWEDREGFLYGEMRLDGTGDCAGSAYRIWYKNENIIGWRDEEVDVTAPDLICVLETETARPINNPRAERGMAVSVLAFPAPAEWLTPRGLDILVPRFFGFDYDWRPVQEKYGRQGGKP, from the coding sequence CTGAGTTATCAGGCGATCCAGGACATCCTCCAGGGGTGTACCATCCTGGGCACCGGCGGCGGTGGTGACCCGGCCTGGGGTTTGGCCTTGGTGAAGGCCGAATTCGACGCAGGCCACAAGTTCCGCCTCATCGGCCTCGACGAACTGGACGACGGCGTCTTGACCTGCTCACCCTATTTCACAGGTTCGACCGCCCCGGTGCCGCCGGAGCGGGAAGCCCGCTTCGCCAGACTTCCGCGGACCCCCGAGCCCGAGGCCTATCTCGCCTTGCGGGCCTTGGAGCGGCATCTCGGAGAGAAGGTGGCGGCCACTGTCTCCATCGAGTACGGCGGGCTGAACACGGCGGTGGCCCTGGCCGTCGCCGCCCGGGCCGGGATCCCCGCCGTCGACGCCGACGCGGCCGGACGGGCCGTGCCCGATCTGCAGTTCTCCACCTACTACGTCGGCGGCCTGCCCATCGACCCGCTGGCCCTGGCCACCCGCTTCGGAGAGACGATGGTCCTCGGGAAAGTGGTCGACGACTTCCGGGCCGAGGACCTGGTCCGGTCGGTCGCCGTGGTGAGCGGCGGGATGGTCGCCACGGTCGACCACCCGACCCGGGCCAGGGACCTCAAGCGGGGAGCGGTTATCAAGGGCGCCCTGACCTACGCCGAGAGCGTCGGTCGGGCCAAGCGCCTGGCCCAGGAAGCTGGACAGGACCCGTTTCCGGCCATCCTCGCCGCCGGTCGCGGCTACCGGGTCTTCACCGGAACCCTGGCCGCCGACCCGCAATGGGAGGACCGCGAGGGATTCCTCTACGGCGAGATGCGCCTCGACGGCACCGGTGACTGCGCCGGCAGTGCCTATCGCATCTGGTATAAGAACGAGAACATCATCGGTTGGCGGGACGAGGAGGTCGACGTCACCGCGCCGGACCTCATCTGCGTCCTCGAGACGGAGACGGCACGGCCGATCAACAATCCCCGGGCGGAGCGGGGGATGGCCGTCTCCGTGCTGGCCTTCCCGGCCCCCGCCGAGTGGCTAACCCCCCGCGGCCT